The Archocentrus centrarchus isolate MPI-CPG fArcCen1 chromosome 7, fArcCen1, whole genome shotgun sequence genome window below encodes:
- the ogg1 gene encoding N-glycosylase/DNA lyase isoform X1, whose amino-acid sequence MASHAVLSSGSKMWKSMACAKSELRLDLTLSCGQSFRWRETAEGHWTGVMGGRVWTLTQTDDTLWYHVYKNQDKQKEGSDRKRRSGISLAEENTAEKRFKGAPEKDEEEPLAVSSVQNRELDEEMLRDYFQLDVRMDDLYKEWGAADCHFKRIASIFTGVRMLRQDPTECLFSFICTSNNHISRIQGMVERLCQALGSPLCQLDQTSYHDFPSVSALADSSVEARLRDLGFGYRARFVHQSAKQILDNHGPQWLDGLRSVPYLEARDALRTLPGVGTKVADCVCLMSLDKPEAVPIDTHMWQIAKRDYKYTANNGQKSITEKLYRDIGDFFRKLWGPYAGWAQSVLFCSDLKKFQSFKETAHPKQPKKEEEDKEDKMQYKKMRVKTEQKGTMENPKAKPRKKKAEISVNKEQLK is encoded by the exons ATGGCCAGTCATGCGGTGCTGTCATCTGGATCAAAGATGTGGAAATCTATGGCCTGTGCAAAGTCCGAATTGCGTCTAGATCTCACTCTTTCCTGTGGACAGTCCTTTCG CTGGAGAGAAACTGCAGAAGGACACTGGACCGGGGTGATGGGAGGGCGAGTGTGGACTCTTACCCAAACAGATGACACACTTTGGTACCACGTGTACAAAAACCAGGACAAACAGAAGGAGGGAAGTGACAGGAAGAGGAGATCTGGTATTTCTCTTGCGGAGGAAAACACGGCAGAGAAGAGATTCAAAGGTGCTCCAGAGAAGGATGAAGAGGAGCCTTTGGCTGTTTCTTCAGTACAGAATAGAGAGCTGGACGAAGAGATGCTGAGAGATTACTTCCAGCTGGATGTGAGGATGGATGATCTGTACAAGGAGTGGGGAGCAGCTGATTGTCACTTCAAACGCATTGCAAGCAtcttcacag GTGTGCGAATGCTTCGCCAAGACCCCACTGAATGCCTGTTTTCCTTTATTTGCACCTCCAACAACCACATCTCTCGGATTCAGGGCATGGTAGAGAGACTGTGTCAGGCTCTGGGCTCCCCCCTGTGCCAGCTTGATCAGACCTCATACCACGACTTTCCTTCCGTGTCTGCACTTGCAG ACAGCAGCGTAGAGGCACGTCTCAGGGATCTCGGTTTTGGATACAGGGCTCGGTTCGTGCACCAAAGTGCAAAGCAGATTCTGGACAACCATGGACCCCAGTGGCTTGATGGCTTACGCAGTGTCCCATATCTGGAGGCCCGTGATGCTCTTCGTACTCTCCCTGGTGTTGGCACAAAG GTGGCAGATTGTGTATGTCTGATGTCCCTGGATAAACCAGAGGCTGTACCCATTGACACACACATGTGGCAGATTGCTAAGCGTGACTATAAATATACTGCCAACAATGGGCAGAAGAGCATTACAGAGAAACTATACAGAGATATTG GGGATTTTTTTCGAAAGCTGTGGGGACCCTATGCTGGCTGGGCGCAGTCT GTGTTGTTCTGTTCAGACCTCAAGAAGTTCCAAAGCTTTAAAGAGACAGCACATccaaagcagccaaagaaagaggaagaggataaaGAGGACAAAATGCAGTACAAAAAAATGAGagtaaaaactgaacaaaaaggaACCATGGAAAACCCGAAAGCCAAgccaagaaagaagaaagcagagaTTTCTGTCAATAAAGAGCAGTTAAAGTGA
- the ogg1 gene encoding N-glycosylase/DNA lyase isoform X2: protein MASHAVLSSGSKMWKSMACAKSELRLDLTLSCGQSFRWRETAEGHWTGVMGGRVWTLTQTDDTLWYHVYKNQDKQKEGSDRKRRSGISLAEENTAEKRFKGAPEKDEEEPLAVSSVQNRELDEEMLRDYFQLDVRMDDLYKEWGAADCHFKRIASIFTGVRMLRQDPTECLFSFICTSNNHISRIQGMVERLCQALGSPLCQLDQTSYHDFPSVSALADSSVEARLRDLGFGYRARFVHQSAKQILDNHGPQWLDGLRSVPYLEARDALRTLPGVGTKGIFFESCGDPMLAGRSLCCSVQTSRSSKALKRQHIQSSQRKRKRIKRTKCSTKK, encoded by the exons ATGGCCAGTCATGCGGTGCTGTCATCTGGATCAAAGATGTGGAAATCTATGGCCTGTGCAAAGTCCGAATTGCGTCTAGATCTCACTCTTTCCTGTGGACAGTCCTTTCG CTGGAGAGAAACTGCAGAAGGACACTGGACCGGGGTGATGGGAGGGCGAGTGTGGACTCTTACCCAAACAGATGACACACTTTGGTACCACGTGTACAAAAACCAGGACAAACAGAAGGAGGGAAGTGACAGGAAGAGGAGATCTGGTATTTCTCTTGCGGAGGAAAACACGGCAGAGAAGAGATTCAAAGGTGCTCCAGAGAAGGATGAAGAGGAGCCTTTGGCTGTTTCTTCAGTACAGAATAGAGAGCTGGACGAAGAGATGCTGAGAGATTACTTCCAGCTGGATGTGAGGATGGATGATCTGTACAAGGAGTGGGGAGCAGCTGATTGTCACTTCAAACGCATTGCAAGCAtcttcacag GTGTGCGAATGCTTCGCCAAGACCCCACTGAATGCCTGTTTTCCTTTATTTGCACCTCCAACAACCACATCTCTCGGATTCAGGGCATGGTAGAGAGACTGTGTCAGGCTCTGGGCTCCCCCCTGTGCCAGCTTGATCAGACCTCATACCACGACTTTCCTTCCGTGTCTGCACTTGCAG ACAGCAGCGTAGAGGCACGTCTCAGGGATCTCGGTTTTGGATACAGGGCTCGGTTCGTGCACCAAAGTGCAAAGCAGATTCTGGACAACCATGGACCCCAGTGGCTTGATGGCTTACGCAGTGTCCCATATCTGGAGGCCCGTGATGCTCTTCGTACTCTCCCTGGTGTTGGCACAAAG GGGATTTTTTTCGAAAGCTGTGGGGACCCTATGCTGGCTGGGCGCAGTCT GTGTTGTTCTGTTCAGACCTCAAGAAGTTCCAAAGCTTTAAAGAGACAGCACATccaaagcagccaaagaaagaggaagaggataaaGAGGACAAAATGCAGTACAAAAAAATGA
- the ogg1 gene encoding N-glycosylase/DNA lyase isoform X3, translating to MASHAVLSSGSKMWKSMACAKSELRLDLTLSCGQSFRWRETAEGHWTGVMGGRVWTLTQTDDTLWYHVYKNQDKQKEGSDRKRRSGISLAEENTAEKRFKGAPEKDEEEPLAVSSVQNRELDEEMLRDYFQLDVRMDDLYKEWGAADCHFKRIASIFTGVRMLRQDPTECLFSFICTSNNHISRIQGMVERLCQALGSPLCQLDQTSYHDFPSVSALADSSVEARLRDLGFGYRARFVHQSAKQILDNHGPQWLDGLRSVPYLEARDALRTLPGVGTKVADCVCLMSLDKPEAVPIDTHMWQIAKRDYKYTANNGQKSITEKLYRDIGDFFRKLWGPYAGWAQSVKCLFHFRCCSVQTSRSSKALKRQHIQSSQRKRKRIKRTKCSTKK from the exons ATGGCCAGTCATGCGGTGCTGTCATCTGGATCAAAGATGTGGAAATCTATGGCCTGTGCAAAGTCCGAATTGCGTCTAGATCTCACTCTTTCCTGTGGACAGTCCTTTCG CTGGAGAGAAACTGCAGAAGGACACTGGACCGGGGTGATGGGAGGGCGAGTGTGGACTCTTACCCAAACAGATGACACACTTTGGTACCACGTGTACAAAAACCAGGACAAACAGAAGGAGGGAAGTGACAGGAAGAGGAGATCTGGTATTTCTCTTGCGGAGGAAAACACGGCAGAGAAGAGATTCAAAGGTGCTCCAGAGAAGGATGAAGAGGAGCCTTTGGCTGTTTCTTCAGTACAGAATAGAGAGCTGGACGAAGAGATGCTGAGAGATTACTTCCAGCTGGATGTGAGGATGGATGATCTGTACAAGGAGTGGGGAGCAGCTGATTGTCACTTCAAACGCATTGCAAGCAtcttcacag GTGTGCGAATGCTTCGCCAAGACCCCACTGAATGCCTGTTTTCCTTTATTTGCACCTCCAACAACCACATCTCTCGGATTCAGGGCATGGTAGAGAGACTGTGTCAGGCTCTGGGCTCCCCCCTGTGCCAGCTTGATCAGACCTCATACCACGACTTTCCTTCCGTGTCTGCACTTGCAG ACAGCAGCGTAGAGGCACGTCTCAGGGATCTCGGTTTTGGATACAGGGCTCGGTTCGTGCACCAAAGTGCAAAGCAGATTCTGGACAACCATGGACCCCAGTGGCTTGATGGCTTACGCAGTGTCCCATATCTGGAGGCCCGTGATGCTCTTCGTACTCTCCCTGGTGTTGGCACAAAG GTGGCAGATTGTGTATGTCTGATGTCCCTGGATAAACCAGAGGCTGTACCCATTGACACACACATGTGGCAGATTGCTAAGCGTGACTATAAATATACTGCCAACAATGGGCAGAAGAGCATTACAGAGAAACTATACAGAGATATTG GGGATTTTTTTCGAAAGCTGTGGGGACCCTATGCTGGCTGGGCGCAGTCTGTGA AATGTCTCTTTCATTTTAGGTGTTGTTCTGTTCAGACCTCAAGAAGTTCCAAAGCTTTAAAGAGACAGCACATccaaagcagccaaagaaagaggaagaggataaaGAGGACAAAATGCAGTACAAAAAAATGA